From Arcobacter sp. CECT 8983, the proteins below share one genomic window:
- a CDS encoding prephenate dehydrogenase, whose product MNVGIIGLGLMGGSFAKAVKKYSIATKVYGYARSEKSKKEIEELNLVDELVNIKTIKDNCDLIVLAIPVDNIISMMPEFLDIKDKTTIMDLGSTKEFIIKNVPAKIRKNFIAAHPMTGTEKSGPKAAIDNLYEGKTVVLCNLEENANQHVNRAFKVFQEIGMRIVVMDANEHDIHACYMSHLPHAISYSLANTVMGHEDPKSIIALAAGGFKDMSRIAKSSPDMWTDIFKQNRKNLLASIDLFEDHMRKVRKMVEDEDYSDLKEWMKKANTLHEIL is encoded by the coding sequence TTGAACGTAGGTATTATTGGTTTAGGATTAATGGGTGGTTCTTTTGCAAAAGCAGTAAAAAAATACTCAATAGCCACAAAAGTTTATGGATATGCAAGAAGTGAAAAATCTAAAAAAGAGATTGAAGAATTAAATTTAGTTGATGAATTAGTAAATATTAAAACAATAAAAGATAATTGTGATTTAATTGTTCTTGCTATTCCTGTTGATAATATTATTTCTATGATGCCAGAATTCTTAGATATTAAAGATAAAACTACAATTATGGATCTAGGATCGACAAAAGAGTTTATTATAAAAAATGTTCCTGCAAAGATTAGAAAAAATTTTATTGCAGCTCACCCAATGACAGGAACTGAAAAATCAGGACCAAAAGCAGCAATTGATAATTTATATGAAGGTAAAACTGTAGTTTTATGTAATCTTGAAGAAAATGCAAACCAACATGTAAATAGGGCGTTTAAAGTATTTCAAGAAATAGGTATGAGAATTGTTGTAATGGATGCTAATGAGCATGATATTCATGCTTGTTATATGTCACACTTGCCTCACGCGATCTCTTATTCTTTAGCAAACACCGTTATGGGACATGAGGACCCAAAATCTATTATTGCTTTAGCAGCAGGTGGATTTAAAGATATGAGTAGAATTGCAAAATCAAGTCCAGACATGTGGACAGATATTTTTAAACAAAATAGAAAAAATCTTTTAGCTTCTATTGATTTATTTGAAGATCACATGAGAAAAGTGAGAAAAATGGTTGAAGATGAAGATTATTCAGATTTAAAAGAGTGGATGA
- the bamA gene encoding outer membrane protein assembly factor BamA, whose protein sequence is MKKKSILLSITLASLLQAEQITSIEYVNLTKISLPVANETLNIKVGDEVSNEKVNKAIKDFYKFNYFEDIKVNMDKGKLQFIFDEKPSIANVDITGYKSREDDIDILRKQIGLEKGNMYSDKRVRDAKEKLLKELEREGYINSVVEAEVEHLNEDSVAITFSVNKGDEIIIKKVNYFGSENLDSGDFEPATANKEEDFASWFITQNGGELAAEQLEYDSKRIQEVYFENGYLDAKVKDPFLEVDFSSNQAELDFYIEEGRQYSVNDIAIYVNSDIVKPENIYPELKLRKGRTFNIKRLRKDADYIKTLVADKGYAFAQVKYDIKKDEKNGTADLIFNVIPGEKVFIRDVKISGNTRTLDRVIRRDVYLAPGDLFNLTDYDDSKNKLKRTGYFEDVIIEQKRVSADKMDIVVKVKEAATGNIILGGGYGSYDGFMINGSIVDNNIFGSGLSLGLSVDLSKRKTDLSVKLKNPAIADSKYSGDLDIHSDNVEIDSSKYELDKDIKGFSVGVGKEFIRNLRVGARYRLDFIKEEYDYEDDSGVKESKRFKDTDYVTSSITPFVNFDNTDDYLNPRSGFKAGSSLEFAGLGGDSEYLKSLSYFKYFYSLNDLYDLDWIFRYKLQANFLVDNGQINQGDSLYLGGTKSLRGYKSYAFPKNESGEKVDPYKNMAATSVEMSFPLSPQAKMRWGVFYDYGMIGEDSMSDIKRSSTGALFEWVSPFGPLQLIFAQALDDESGDDTSSFEFSLGSSF, encoded by the coding sequence GTGAAAAAGAAAAGTATCTTATTATCTATCACGTTAGCTTCACTTCTACAAGCTGAACAAATTACTTCAATTGAATATGTAAATTTAACAAAAATTTCTTTACCAGTTGCAAATGAAACATTAAACATAAAAGTTGGTGATGAAGTTAGTAATGAAAAAGTTAATAAAGCAATAAAAGACTTTTATAAATTTAACTACTTTGAAGATATTAAAGTTAATATGGACAAGGGAAAGCTTCAGTTTATATTTGATGAAAAACCATCTATTGCAAATGTTGATATCACTGGATATAAATCAAGAGAAGATGACATTGACATTTTAAGAAAGCAAATAGGTCTTGAAAAAGGGAATATGTATTCTGACAAAAGAGTTAGAGATGCAAAAGAAAAACTTTTAAAAGAGCTTGAAAGAGAAGGTTATATTAATTCTGTTGTTGAAGCAGAAGTAGAACATTTAAATGAAGATTCAGTAGCTATTACTTTTAGTGTAAATAAAGGTGATGAAATTATCATCAAAAAAGTAAACTATTTTGGTTCTGAAAATCTTGATTCAGGTGATTTTGAACCAGCAACTGCAAATAAAGAAGAAGATTTTGCTTCTTGGTTTATTACTCAAAATGGTGGTGAATTAGCAGCTGAACAATTAGAATATGATAGTAAAAGAATTCAAGAAGTATATTTTGAAAATGGATACTTAGATGCAAAAGTAAAAGATCCTTTCTTAGAAGTAGATTTCTCTTCAAATCAAGCTGAACTTGATTTTTATATTGAAGAAGGTAGACAATATAGTGTAAATGATATTGCAATATATGTAAATTCAGACATTGTTAAGCCTGAAAATATTTATCCTGAGTTAAAACTAAGAAAAGGTAGAACTTTTAATATTAAAAGACTTAGAAAAGATGCTGACTATATCAAAACTTTAGTTGCAGATAAGGGTTATGCTTTTGCTCAAGTTAAATATGATATTAAAAAAGATGAAAAAAATGGAACTGCTGATTTAATATTTAATGTTATTCCTGGAGAAAAAGTATTTATTAGAGATGTTAAAATTTCTGGAAATACAAGAACTCTTGATAGAGTTATTAGAAGAGATGTTTATTTAGCACCAGGGGATTTATTTAATCTTACAGATTATGATGACTCAAAAAATAAGCTTAAAAGAACAGGTTATTTTGAAGATGTAATAATAGAGCAAAAAAGAGTTTCTGCTGATAAAATGGATATTGTTGTAAAGGTTAAAGAAGCTGCTACAGGAAATATTATTCTTGGTGGTGGATATGGTTCATATGATGGATTTATGATTAATGGTTCTATTGTAGATAACAATATCTTTGGTTCTGGTCTGTCTTTAGGTCTTTCTGTTGATTTATCTAAAAGAAAAACAGACCTTTCTGTAAAACTTAAAAATCCAGCTATTGCAGATAGTAAATATAGTGGTGATTTAGATATTCACTCTGATAATGTTGAAATTGATAGTTCTAAATATGAATTAGATAAAGATATAAAAGGTTTCTCTGTAGGAGTTGGTAAAGAGTTTATAAGAAACTTGAGAGTTGGTGCTAGATATAGATTAGACTTTATTAAAGAAGAGTATGACTATGAAGATGATTCTGGAGTAAAAGAAAGTAAAAGATTTAAAGATACTGATTATGTAACTAGTTCTATTACTCCGTTTGTAAACTTTGATAATACAGATGACTATTTAAATCCAAGAAGTGGATTTAAAGCTGGTTCTTCTTTAGAGTTTGCAGGATTAGGTGGGGATTCTGAATACCTTAAGAGTTTATCTTACTTTAAATACTTCTATTCTTTAAACGATCTTTATGATTTAGATTGGATTTTTAGATATAAGCTACAAGCAAACTTTCTTGTGGATAATGGTCAAATCAATCAAGGTGATTCATTATATTTAGGTGGTACGAAATCATTAAGAGGATATAAATCTTATGCCTTCCCTAAAAATGAGTCTGGTGAGAAAGTTGACCCTTATAAAAATATGGCAGCAACATCAGTAGAAATGAGTTTCCCTCTATCTCCTCAAGCTAAGATGAGATGGGGTGTATTCTATGATTATGGTATGATTGGTGAAGATAGTATGTCTGACATTAAAAGATCTTCAACAGGTGCACTTTTTGAGTGGGTATCTCCATTTGGTCCATTACAACTGATTTTTGCTCAAGCTTTAGATGATGAGTCTGGTGATGATACATCATCATTTGAATTTTCTTTAGGGTCTAGTTTTTAA
- a CDS encoding dehypoxanthine futalosine cyclase, whose translation MVKKMDIINRRITDEEALDLIKNASLVKLGDLASKKKEQLHPEKITTFVVDRNINYTNVCWVDCKFCAFYRHGRDEDAYVLKFDEIDKKIEELLEIGGTQILMQGGVHPKLKIDYYEELVEHIHTKFPQITLHSFSAIEICYIAKVSKISRLEVLKRLQAKGLSSIPGAGAEILSDRVRDIIAPRKIDTDDWLEVHRLAHSIGMKTTATMMFGTVETDEEIIEHWNRIRQLQDETGGFRAFIMWSFQSANTKLKEEIPDLKAQSSNRYLRLLAVSRLYLDNFPNIQSSWVTQGSYIGQMALKFGANDLGSTMMEENVVAAAGATNCMNQDEMIQLIHDVGENPAKRNTAYEILERF comes from the coding sequence ATGGTAAAAAAAATGGATATTATTAATAGAAGAATCACAGATGAAGAAGCATTAGATTTAATAAAAAATGCTTCTTTAGTAAAATTAGGTGATTTAGCTTCTAAGAAAAAAGAACAACTACACCCAGAAAAAATCACAACCTTTGTTGTGGATAGAAATATTAACTACACTAATGTTTGCTGGGTTGATTGTAAATTCTGTGCTTTTTATAGACATGGAAGAGATGAAGATGCATATGTATTAAAGTTTGATGAAATTGATAAAAAAATTGAAGAATTATTAGAAATTGGTGGTACACAAATACTTATGCAAGGTGGAGTTCATCCTAAACTTAAAATTGATTATTATGAAGAATTAGTTGAACATATTCATACAAAGTTTCCACAAATCACCCTACACTCTTTTTCTGCTATTGAGATTTGTTATATTGCAAAAGTTTCAAAAATTTCTAGACTTGAAGTTTTAAAAAGACTACAAGCAAAGGGTTTAAGTTCTATTCCAGGAGCTGGAGCTGAAATTTTATCAGATAGAGTTAGGGATATAATTGCTCCTAGAAAAATTGATACTGATGATTGGTTAGAAGTTCATAGACTTGCTCACTCAATTGGTATGAAAACAACTGCAACAATGATGTTTGGAACAGTTGAAACAGATGAAGAGATTATTGAGCATTGGAATAGAATTAGACAACTACAAGATGAAACAGGTGGTTTTAGAGCCTTTATCATGTGGTCTTTTCAAAGTGCAAATACAAAACTAAAAGAAGAGATTCCTGATTTAAAGGCTCAATCATCAAATAGATATTTAAGATTACTTGCTGTTTCAAGACTATATTTAGATAATTTTCCAAATATTCAAAGTTCTTGGGTAACTCAAGGAAGTTATATTGGTCAAATGGCTCTTAAATTTGGAGCAAATGATTTAGGAAGTACTATGATGGAAGAAAATGTTGTTGCAGCTGCAGGAGCTACAAATTGTATGAATCAAGATGAAATGATTCAATTAATCCATGATGTTGGTGAAAACCCAGCAAAAAGAAATACTGCTTATGAGATTTTAGAGAGGTTTTAA
- a CDS encoding pitrilysin family protein: MSATVKQIKINDIEIPVVFEQDKNLPILNLQLVFKNSGYMQDKDKSGLASLSAKLLNEGTKKLGTTKFAQKLEDWAISLHSSVGFETFVIELSSLKDVNDKALSLLKELLNDPNYDKKVLEKIKTIKIGSLKRKENDFDYIASKNLKEILFKNTPLQNPSSGSIESIEKIKLADIKNFLNNAIDLNNLIVVVGGDIEFNELSQKLKELLKDIKAKNNNKFKTVNASDKIETKTLKKETQQAYIYFGSPFETSVKNEDNYKAKVASFILGGSGFGSRLMEEIRVKRGLAYSAYGYVSINKSHNYFTGYLQTKLESADEAKELVSKIVNDFVDKGVTQEELESAKNFILGSEPLRTETLSQRLHRAFTLFYRGLDFDYSQKELEKIKNLKLEDLNKYIKSHDEIKKLSFSIVRK; this comes from the coding sequence ATGTCTGCTACAGTTAAGCAAATAAAAATAAATGATATAGAAATACCTGTAGTTTTTGAACAAGATAAAAATTTACCAATATTAAATTTACAACTTGTATTTAAAAACTCTGGGTATATGCAAGATAAAGATAAAAGTGGTTTAGCATCACTTTCAGCAAAACTACTAAATGAAGGAACTAAAAAGCTAGGAACTACTAAGTTTGCTCAAAAGCTAGAAGACTGGGCTATTTCTTTACACTCTTCAGTTGGATTTGAAACTTTTGTAATTGAACTTTCTTCATTAAAAGATGTAAACGATAAAGCCTTATCTTTATTAAAAGAGTTATTAAATGACCCAAATTATGATAAAAAAGTATTAGAAAAAATAAAAACTATTAAAATTGGTTCATTAAAAAGAAAAGAGAATGATTTTGATTATATTGCAAGTAAGAACTTAAAAGAGATTCTTTTTAAAAATACACCTTTACAGAACCCATCAAGTGGTAGTATTGAATCAATTGAAAAGATTAAACTTGCTGATATTAAAAACTTTTTAAACAATGCTATTGATTTAAATAATTTAATTGTTGTTGTAGGTGGGGATATTGAGTTTAATGAACTATCTCAAAAATTAAAAGAATTATTAAAAGATATAAAAGCTAAAAATAACAATAAATTTAAAACAGTAAATGCAAGTGATAAAATAGAAACTAAAACACTTAAAAAAGAGACTCAGCAAGCTTATATCTATTTTGGAAGTCCTTTTGAAACAAGTGTAAAAAATGAAGATAACTATAAAGCAAAAGTAGCTTCATTTATTTTAGGTGGAAGTGGATTTGGAAGTAGGCTTATGGAAGAAATTAGAGTTAAGAGAGGTTTAGCCTATTCTGCTTATGGTTATGTTTCAATAAATAAGTCTCATAACTATTTTACTGGTTATTTACAAACTAAACTTGAAAGTGCTGATGAAGCAAAAGAGTTGGTATCAAAAATAGTAAATGATTTTGTAGATAAAGGGGTAACACAAGAAGAGTTAGAGTCTGCAAAAAACTTTATCTTAGGAAGTGAACCTTTAAGAACTGAAACTTTATCTCAAAGATTGCATAGAGCCTTTACTCTATTTTACAGAGGTTTAGATTTTGATTACTCACAAAAAGAGTTAGAAAAAATAAAAAATCTTAAATTAGAAGATTTAAATAAATATATAAAATCTCATGATGAGATTAAAAAATTATCATTTTCAATAGTAAGGAAATAG
- the gltX gene encoding glutamate--tRNA ligase translates to MLRFSQSLTKEMSISDLRVAIFNHIVSKQSNEKLIIRIEDTDKDKNIEGKDKEILELLNLFSIDYEGVFHQSDNLKYHQKLTMQLMGQKNAFACFCSDVKIEELKQEAKKKNKPYEYDGFCQTLSDETVLNVNSPFIVRIKKPDENIVFKDLLKGELSFKPSSVDSFPILRQDKTPTHNYANAVDDMLFDISSVITSEDNINDAAKQIHIRKLLNYDKEIEFAHIPNINIDSKYSSVKQLIDDGFLPSAIANYLVLLGNETPKEIFTLEEAIEWFKIKDISKEAAKFNIEKLKEINKKHLLNIDNMRFSKILGFADDDIGKLAKLFLNENSTIKEIKEKIDLIFAPKSTCEGFEEEFVELKLALNDAPFIESFSEFKEFLSKKTQLNDSKLLKPLTYILTGQTKLQGIELEEVYPLIKNYLGEITK, encoded by the coding sequence TTGTTAAGATTTTCACAAAGTTTGACAAAAGAGATGAGTATAAGTGATTTAAGAGTAGCGATATTTAATCATATTGTTTCTAAACAATCAAATGAAAAGCTTATAATAAGAATAGAAGACACAGATAAAGATAAGAATATTGAAGGAAAAGACAAAGAAATTTTAGAACTTTTAAATCTTTTCTCTATAGACTATGAGGGAGTTTTTCACCAAAGTGATAATTTAAAATACCATCAAAAACTCACTATGCAACTTATGGGGCAAAAAAATGCTTTTGCATGTTTTTGTTCTGATGTAAAGATAGAAGAATTAAAACAAGAAGCAAAAAAGAAGAATAAACCTTATGAATATGATGGTTTTTGTCAAACTCTTTCTGATGAAACAGTTTTAAATGTAAACTCTCCTTTTATTGTTAGAATAAAAAAACCTGATGAGAATATAGTTTTTAAAGATCTTTTAAAAGGTGAATTATCATTTAAACCATCTAGTGTTGATTCTTTCCCTATTTTAAGACAAGATAAAACACCAACACATAATTATGCTAATGCTGTTGATGATATGTTATTTGATATTTCTTCTGTTATTACTTCAGAAGATAATATAAATGATGCAGCAAAACAGATTCATATTAGAAAATTACTAAATTATGATAAAGAAATTGAGTTTGCACATATACCAAATATAAATATTGACTCAAAATACTCTTCTGTAAAACAGCTTATTGATGATGGTTTTCTTCCTTCAGCTATTGCAAACTACTTAGTTTTACTTGGAAATGAAACTCCAAAAGAGATTTTTACTTTAGAAGAAGCTATTGAATGGTTTAAGATAAAAGATATTTCAAAAGAAGCTGCAAAATTTAATATAGAAAAATTAAAAGAGATAAATAAAAAACATCTTCTAAATATTGATAATATGAGATTTTCAAAAATTCTAGGTTTTGCAGATGATGATATTGGAAAGTTAGCTAAACTTTTTTTAAATGAAAACTCTACAATTAAAGAGATAAAAGAGAAGATTGACTTGATTTTTGCACCAAAATCAACTTGTGAAGGTTTTGAAGAAGAGTTTGTAGAGTTAAAATTAGCTCTAAATGATGCTCCTTTTATTGAAAGTTTTTCTGAGTTTAAAGAATTTCTTAGTAAGAAAACACAATTAAACGATTCTAAACTTCTTAAACCATTAACTTATATTCTTACTGGACAAACAAAACTACAAGGAATTGAACTTGAAGAAGTTTATCCTTTGATTAAAAACTATTTAGGAGAAATTACAAAATGA
- a CDS encoding YggT family protein: protein MTNALLSSVFTVVLSIIFLYKWVIIISAILSWVRPDPYNPIVQMLYRLTEPAYNLVRRFIPTVFGGMDFAPIILIFALIFLETFLGRLFMGM from the coding sequence ATGACAAATGCCTTATTAAGCTCAGTTTTTACAGTTGTATTAAGTATCATCTTTTTATACAAGTGGGTTATTATTATTTCAGCTATTCTTTCATGGGTAAGACCTGATCCATATAATCCAATTGTACAGATGCTATATAGATTAACTGAACCTGCTTATAATCTTGTAAGAAGATTTATTCCTACAGTTTTTGGAGGAATGGATTTTGCTCCAATTATTTTAATTTTTGCATTAATCTTCTTAGAAACATTCCTAGGTAGACTTTTTATGGGAATGTAA